The following coding sequences lie in one Sesamum indicum cultivar Zhongzhi No. 13 linkage group LG9, S_indicum_v1.0, whole genome shotgun sequence genomic window:
- the LOC105170331 gene encoding shewanella-like protein phosphatase 2, producing MANTEPPSSSNSAVDCGTVPSLVSSFIDTFVDFSVSGGLFLPPDPDPIKDSNSPLQTVFDQPTRLIAIGDLHGDLPKAKKALRLAGLIGPEDRWSGGSTTVVQVGDIFDRGGDEIKLLYFFEKLKREAAKSGGLVITMNGNHEIMNVDGDFRYVTPEGLREFENWGVWQCVGNSMKKRCDGMDENVVVKDLFDGVPDEFPRINKEFQNGARARFAALRPSGLIANRFLSKNQTVVVVGDSVFAHGGLLQKHVLYGLERVNEEVRDWIRGVKEKVANQLVRGRNSIVWLRSFSHELAKDCDCSMLEHVLETIPGVKRMIMGHTIQSDGINAICGNRAIRVDVGMSKLCGDKFPEVLEINEHSELRVLTSNPLYFKGYEAPRHASKNNGLGSLIPEERARQVEVNA from the coding sequence ATGGCAAATACGGAGCCTCCAAGCAGCAGCAACTCGGCTGTCGACTGCGGAACTGTCCCTTCCCTCGTTTCCTCCTTCATTGACACTTTCGTCGATTTCTCCGTCAGCGGCGGCCTTTTCTTGCCTCCAGACCCGGACCCGATTAAGGACAGTAATAGTCCGTTGCAAACTGTATTTGATCAGCCCACACGTCTCATTGCCATCGGTGACCTCCACGGAGACCTTCCCAAGGCCAAGAAGGCCTTGAGGCTCGCCGGTTTGATCGGTCCAGAGGATCGCTGGTCTGGCGGCTCCACCACCGTTGTTCAGGTTGGTGATATTTTTGATCGAGGGGGAGATGAGATTAAGTTGCTGTATTTCTTCGAGAAATTGAAGAGGGAGGCTGCCAAATCTGGTGGTCTGGTTATTACCATGAATGGGAATCATGAAATCATGAATGTGGATGGGGACTTCCGGTATGTGACCCCGGAGGGTCTCAGGGAGTTCGAGAATTGGGGAGTGTGGCAATGTGTTGGGAATTCTATGAAGAAGAGGTGTGATGGGATGGATGAAAATGTTGTGGTTAAGGATTTATTTGATGGCGTGCCTGATGAGTTTCCGAGGATTAATAAGGAGTTTCAGAATGGAGCTAGGGCTCGTTTTGCTGCTCTGAGGCCTAGTGGCTTGATTGCAAATAGATTCTTGTCGAAAAACCAGACAGTTGTTGTAGTGGGGGACTCAGTTTTTGCTCATGGTGGGTTGTTGCAGAAACACGTTCTTTATGGCTTGGAACGTGTGAATGAGGAGGTTAGGGATTGGATTCGCGGGGTGAAGGAGAAGGTAGCCAATCAGTTGGTGAGGGGAAGGAACTCCATTGTTTGGCTGAGAAGCTTCTCGCATGAGTTGGCCAAGGACTGTGATTGTTCGATGCTTGAGCACGTGCTTGAGACTATTCCTGGGGTGAAGAGGATGATCATGGGGCATACAATTCAGTCTGATGGTATTAATGCTATTTGTGGCAACCGTGCAATAAGGGTTGATGTGGGAATGTCTAAGTTATGTGGTGATAAATTTCCAGAGGTTTTGGAGATCAATGAACATTCTGAACTCAGGGTTTTGACATCCAATCCTCTGTACTTTAAAGGATATGAGGCTCCTAGGCATGCCAGTAAGAACAATGGGCTTGGATCATTGATTCCTGAAGAAAGAGCAAGGCAAGTCGAGGTGAATGCTTGA
- the LOC105170332 gene encoding LOB domain-containing protein 1 yields MNMEGNEVARVSSTQTQSSTSSSSAAVVMSPCAACKILRRRCVEKCVLAPYFPPTDPLKFTTAHRVFGASNIIKLLQELPEAQRADAVSSMVYEANARLRDPVYGCAGAICQLQNQVNELQQQLAKAQAQIANMQTQNAHLMALICDEMAQSSQTLPQHDQQSFDDFNSSPHSYQSNTSFLEENNFELLWEPLWT; encoded by the exons ATGAATATGGAGGGAAACGAGGTGGCGAGAGTGAGCAGCACCCAGACCCAGTCGTCGACATCTTCCTCCTCTGCAGCGGTGGTGATGAGCCCTTGCGCCGCCTGTAAGATTCTACGGCGACGATGCGTGGAGAAATGCGTCTTGGCTCCTTACTTTCCTCCCACTGATCCACTCAAGTTCACCACCGCTCATCGTGTGTTTGGCGCCAGCAATATAATCAAGTTGTTGCAG GAACTCCCAGAGGCACAAAGGGCTGATGCAGTGAGCAGCATGGTGTACGAGGCCAACGCAAGGCTACGAGACCCTGTCTACGGCTGTGCCGGTGCAATCTGCCAACTCCAAAACCAAGTGAATGAACTCCAACAACAACTCGCCAAGGCACAGGCACAGATTGCCAACATGCAAACACAAAACGCCCATCTCATGGCCCTCATTTGTGACGAAATGGCACAGTCGTCCCAAACGTTGCCCCAACACGACCAACAGTCGTTTGACGATTTCAACAGTAGTCCCCATAGTTACCAGAGCAACACTAGCTTCCTCGAAGAAAACAATTTTGAACTTCTCTGGGAGCCCCTCTGGACATGA
- the LOC105170333 gene encoding tRNA-splicing endonuclease subunit Sen2-2 (The sequence of the model RefSeq protein was modified relative to this genomic sequence to represent the inferred CDS: added 39 bases not found in genome assembly), translating to MAPRWKGRAAEAKALAEPLSKIVSRLQSSLVESNCQGLLSGCSVLLAADPEQTELFNHACFGRPIITSEKDKQWFQLSLEEALYLCSVMKCIKIVGDDKCVKDEEQLWHYMTSKRACFPILFKAYSHLRMKNWVVRAGSQYGVDFVAYRHHPALVHSEYAVLVLSDEEGDRSARLRVWSDFHCTLRLCGSVAKTLLVLHVSKNGNGAMSSSSLEHYCVEERIVTRWNPEQSRENQAIVQKKLCKS from the exons ATGGCACCAAGG CCCTTGTCCAAAATTGTATCTCGGCTTCAATCCTCTTTGGTTGAGTCTAATTGTCAAGGACTGCTTTCAGGGTGTAGCGTGCTTCTTGCAGCAGATCCTGAGCAAACTGAACTGTTTAACCATGCATGTTTTGGTCGTCCCATTATTACCTCAGAGAAGGATAAGCAATGGTTTCAATTAAGTCTCGAGGAAGCTCTTTACTTATGCTCTGTGATGAAATGCATCAAAATTGTTGGTGACGATAAGTGCGTAAAAGATGAGGAACAGTTGTGGCACTACATGACGTCCAAGAGGGCTTGTTTCCCAATTTTGTTCAAAGCATATTCTCATCTTCGCATGAAGAACTGGGTGGTGAGGGCAGGATCTCAGTATGGCGTTGACTTTGTTGCATATCGTCATCATCCAGCTCTAGTGCACTCTGAATATGCGGTTCTCGTCTTATCCGATGAAGAGGGAGACAGAAGCGCCCGGCTGAGGGTTTGGTCCGATTTTCATTGTACACTTCGACTTTGTGGTAGTGTTGCAAAAACTTTGTTGGTTCTTCACGTCAGCAAAAATGGTAATGGTGCTATGTCTTCTTCAAGTTTGGAGCATTACTGTGTTGAGGAGAGGATTGTCACCAGGTGGAATCCCGAGCAAAGCCGCGAGAACCAAGCAATTGTACAGAAGAAGTTATGCAAGTCATGA